From Cotesia glomerata isolate CgM1 linkage group LG3, MPM_Cglom_v2.3, whole genome shotgun sequence:
attgctttttaatcagtaaggatgtaattatcgtcgcacgtacgaaattttgaaaattttaatttttaaaaaaatggcgactgattgaaaattttctcactattcttacttttttttttgtttcaacccgattaaaaaaatctttaaaataaaaatttttttaattccgtacgtgcgacgataactacatccttactgattaaaaagcaatttgggtttttattttcagatgatccgtttttgagttattgaaCCGACCGTggagggggaaattttttctagtgctttacaagattgttaataactttgataataattgaatattttttactaaaaatttagggtaataatctttattgtacccttaataaagtaaaaaaaatccgatcccaaaattcctttattttccctgtcaaaaaaattcccgaaaattacctctttttttcaatcgtcacagtggtgttcccccttaaaaaaaattttttttttttaacctgcAGCGATACAATTTTCTCCTTTATTGAAAAAGACACTGCTCATGCCAACTCTAACAGCATGCTGTAAATCAGCATCTTCAAATATAACAAGTGGACTTTTCCCACCTAACTCCaaagaaacttttttcaaattactcTCTGCACAGCTTTTCATGATCGTTTGCCCGATTTCCGTAGAACCAGTAAACCCAAGCTTTCTAATTAGTGGATGATTGACAATAGACATTCCTGTCACTGAGCCATTACCGGGTACAATGTTAATAACGCCAGGTGGAATACCCGCTTTAACCGATAGTTCAGCAAACTTAAGAGCAGTGAGCGGCGAAGCTTGAGCTGGTTTCATCACAACAGTGTTCCCGGCAGCTAAACAAGCTGCCATTTTCCATGACAACATCATTAGTGGATAGTTCCAAGGTGTGACCAAACCACACACTCCAATGGGCTCTTTTTTGGTAAAAGTTAAATTACGATTTGGCCTCGCATGCGATATAGGAATAGTTGACCCTTGGATTTTGTCGCACCAACCGGCAAAGTATCTCCACGTTTCAATTGACATTCCTACATGAGTTTTTAAAGCCAGAGTGTAAACAGCTCCCGAATCGATGCTCTCAATCGTTGCCAATTCTTCTTTATGCTGCTCCATCAAATCTGCCAACCTGttttaattaagaatatataaaatgcattaaaaagtttggtaaatacaaaaatatatacttcaATCACGCaaacgttatatttttttcatttttaatgaaaaagtaCAAAACATTTCAAGTGAAattgtcgaaaaaataaaatgaatctttattattagactcaaaaagttttgtaaatttaataaacacgaataaataattatactgTCTTCGCACTTAAAGTATGCAATGAAATACTTGAGGTAGTTAAaactacactaaaaaaaaaaaaattaactaaattaaacaacaagagaaaaattcttgaacgaagaaaatcattttgaagagtttaattgttttgaatccccgtgcaaaaaaaattctgattcaaaatgaatttaagattgaaattcatattttgacacaaatatgaattagtTATGAGACCaatccaaatttgaaattgatttgtagataaattataatttataaattataaatatatataaattagaaTGCCTGTAGAACTTTCGATCCTgcttcagaattttaataaaaacttaagaatattttatgtataaaatttatcctaaatattcttgtttttattaaaattctgaatCAGGATCGAAAGTTCTACAGGCGTACTAATTTCTATATCTAAAAATCAATCTCAAATTTGGATTGATCTTAAAactaattcatatttgtgtcaaaatatgaatttcaatcttaaattcattttgaatcagaattttttttgcacgtgTCAAGAcgagaaatttttgaattaagtaaaatttacttaaccCTTCAGCACTCTCGCTATAAGATTTTCTCTCACGCTCATCaataactcaaattttctttcaaatttcaaatggaatgactatgtgattttttttctatctgccaaaaaattaatattatttcagattgcaatattattatttaaattgttctatactataaaaaaataaaataaattttattaactctgtGAGATATTTTCTCATCGCAATAGTAAAGTAGAGGggtcagaatttaaaaaatcaggtCTGATCGGTACAGTTCGGAGGTTCTTGTAAGAGTGCATTTGTGTTtggatgtattattattaaatattatttataaataagtcaatttttttttgttttaaaaaatttatcttgtttgagattttttaaattaaaggggCTATAAGCATGCGTGCGTTTCCACAAAAGGCGTGAGAGTTTTTCTCATCGCGCGAGTAATGATAGTAAATCGTTTTGCGAGATTACTGAAGggttaaaccaagaaaaaattttctactcaaatcaacaaaatgaagttcttcaaaattatttacttaatgcaagttaatttttttttcctaagtACTATATTAGCATTTATaagacaaatatttaaaaaaaaactaacttaaaaagtaaagcACCACGATCACGGGCACTTATTTTGCTCCATTCTCCCTCGTCAAATGCTTTCTTGGCAGCTTTCACTGCCAGATCAACGTCCTCAGAAGTTGCGCTCTCAACGTGACATATAACATGCTCATCATGTGGATCAATGGTAGGTATTGGTTTACCGTGGCCATTGACAAACTGTCCGTTGATAAAAAGCTGACgtggaaattttaaatcaagattATTTGCACGAACTTCAACAGCATCATATTTAACGTCTTTCCCGGCTCCAGTAGCTCCTCTACCTGCTGCAATAACTGACGTtgcaaattcaatgaaaactGGTGCCATAAATACATCTGTGTTTTGCATTGTCACGCCAATAAGGTCTTTAACTTCTTCGACCAGTCTTACTACGTCCATGCTACCAGCACCTGTggattcaattatttttctttttttaggcCAAGTGCCAATAacatatacaaatataaatctgtataaataaacaaaaactaTTAAACTTACCACAAGCAAAAAAATCTGTATCATTGTCTACTTCTACGTTAAGAATACTTTTCCAAATTTGTCTTATCGAttcaacatttattttttcttcatccgTAAAGTCGATGCTCGCTGATTCACTGACCTTCCCGTACTTGGACGCCAGAATCGTTTTAGTTCCAATTTTAAGCTTCTCGACGTTCACATATTTTCCATCTGAAGCGACGACTAATAAACCGCTGTCATGAACAATCCCAGTGTTACCATCGACGTCGACAACATCTCCTTCAGGTTTCTTTTCACTCCACAATTTCGATCCGTAAAAGCGGACTTTTTGACCATCCAATGTTGTCCAAGCACCAGGTGTACTATCAAACGCTCGAataaaattgtgaatttgTAACGCAGATTTACTTTTCCAATCAATCTTCTGCaattcttctttatttaataacgcaTCATAGGTTGCACCTTCTGCAGATTGGGGTATTTTCGGCGCTTTTCCACTCGCCACAAGATTTACTGCTTCGCCCATTGCTTTAATACCTTCTGGATATAAGAAGTTATTGTACAAGGTATCTAAAGTGTCATCTGGATCAACTGAACATGATTTTTGTAGCAAAATAGGGCCTGTATCCAAACCATCGTCGGcccaaaatattgaaaatccaGCTTCTGTATCGCCTTCAATCAAAGTcctgaaaatataaattattattttaataaagttttctGCAATCATTTTATATGAAAACCTGTTTGGATACTGTTACATGTCTTTCTAACTCGTTTGTCGggaaatagatttttttactttctcaAACTGACATTATACTTCGTTACATTTACAaactttctttaaattattattgtatattaaaatattcaaagtttAACGTTAtattgaaaagtttttaacaatttatctatttatttttctaataaattttaatattaaataaagtttggtGTTTTGGAAAAatcttgaaattatttttataatttaagatgtctttattcatttaatgttttttgaattaatttaatttaatgtatattttatttaagttaaaataatactaaagttagttgttttataattcataagacaacattttttcataataatttgtttgcttaaataaatataaagtaaatagatatttctgataaaaattaaattgtattcaagttaaaaatataaattgatatttatcaaatttttttttttaatataaaaaaggcatgataaataatgaaaaaataaaactcaccAACTTATAGCACTCGCACCACGATGACGAGGAAGAATAGATGGATGATAACAAATACTTTTGTGTTTTGGATGATCGATAACTTCCATTGGAATAAATTGGGTGCAAAACGGTAATACATTAAGATCAACATCAATACTCTTGTAAAGATCTAAAATTTCAGGTAGCGGCACACCTTTACTTCGCCATgctttgattttaaaaactggAGTATTGTCTGCTTTTGCTGTCGCAGCTGTTGGATAATCAACAAAATCACTATAAgcattataaattcaatattattcattgaattaggtacataaaataataattacctaAAGGATCTTCTCGATTAGATTTATCCGGTATTGTAAACACTCCAGTAATTTTGTGACCATCTTGCTTCAGAAGTTTATAAACTTCTGCTGCGAAATTACTTTGACCTATAATTGCTACTTTCAACTGTGCCATTGCCgtctaaattataaaaataaatcgtaattatatttttagtaattataataatctatatataatttaattattaaactaggTAAGCttctgtaaaaataatttctttaaaagtGTATGCAAAGATTAagtgttcaattttttttttctatccaAGCtaggaataacttttacaaacTAAAAAACTTTATCCATAATTAagtagttaataatttttacttaatagtTCACGTACttaaacatttttcaatttttaatttatttattgacttattttaaacttgaattttttaacaagtagattattaattatttgtaataaatctaagtattaaaattatctaagAAAGtgtaaatctaaaaaaatttactatttttagaATGTACTGTCATGAATATAATCCAGCAAATTAACTACAAATAGAATAACAAAGTAATCAAGGAAATTATACTCATGCAAGTTAGTGACTATCATGCAAACAAACTAAATTCCATGACTTACCTATATTTACATTACACTACGTACAAATATATACCTCACAATTCCTCGTAAAACTTCGAAGCtgctgtaaataattaaactaaactaataaatataacataaaatttcaatttaatttaattaatttatcaagacAAAAAGAAATTAGTAGACAAGAAGCTATGTGCGTACTACGTACTTGAaagatacaataaaatttctacaagtgCATTGAATTACAAGCTCTACACGTGCTTGATAACATATTTTGGTCAAAAAACATATTTCGAGTagaataatgattattataaattattcaccGTATATACAGCAAATGTGCGTTTAGTTTGTAGTAACAAACGACTGGAGAACATTATTActttatagtttaaaattaataacttataaCTTACAAAAAAACTAGAGAAGTAAAACTGAACCGGTGCCAGACGCCGTTATAACCGTCTCGTTTCTATGTTCTAGAGTACGTGGTGTAACGAAGGTTTATTCACGTGGATATCGATCGCCTTTCTTGTACGAATTGAAAGTTTACTGAACTACCAGAGAGGGAAGTGGACTTTATATAAGACATTGCTATCTATCGTATTAGAGGGTCAAGACCTTCAAGATTCTTCCCCCCTACTGTtgcgattatttaatttcatatttGTATAGATtgtgtttaatattttagctaagttactgataattaatactttaaaaaCGTCTTTTGAGTGTAAGtgctttttctttattaaatacgattctaattaattgagttttaattaaaattttaatgaactaATTTTACTCCAGACACTTCAAGTACAGTAATtagaaaatgatttaattaatttaaaattgatacatatttttttaattgtttaaatcgAGAGTTTCTTCTGAGCACAATTAGTTTGACATTTTTGATacaaagctttttttttttaatatctatttGAGTTGATTTTGATAAGGAAGAAATTGTGTAATTtagtgaagaaataatttgaaaaattattagctatataaattgaaatatttaagcTTCTTTGAATTTAgcttctttaattatttttaagaaattttatataattttagaccttgaaaaaatttcattatcatCTTCAATTACATTTGTAattaactataattataaGCATGAGCAGTGAAAATTGGTAACATTAGGAGTTTGGCAATATTTCATagttattattgattataatatCTGATATTACAAActattataaatgtataatacatttgtttattttttcttttcttatcTGTAGATGCTGACGGTTTGATTAGTCGATATTTCgtcaagtttatatttttatctgtttTATTCTTTagttttactaattaataaatttaaactttttaaagaaagcatacttataataatataaaaacaaatcgGATTATAAGTGTTGAAGCACGGTGCTTGACAGATTAATTAAGACTCTTAAttgtgaacaaaaaaaaattccattctttaaaaatattttttcactatttgattttcttgaaactaaatctgataattttttatttttcaaattttcgaaatgaaaatatgtaaaaaaataattatgctttcaaataaaaaattttttttaaatatattgtcGGATATAAAATGTACATGACTgactattaatttatcaacaatagCAACTAAATCttacaatcaatttttctgattGTTGCTTGACAATAAAATCAGCTAATCGTTCAAagaatcattaataaaaaaaaaaaaaaaaaaaaaaacagcgtATACTACAACGAGTAATAATTGAAACTGTATGtatcgatttaatttttaaagtagtTAAAATGACAATTGGTAAGCTTTTTTATTGAAGtcaatatactttttttagaCTGACAATAAAAGATAACAGcgatataattttacaaattttaaatttaagaagtGTGAAAAGTTACTTTGAGTTTTGAGAGTCTgagcacagaaaaaaaatttacttaaccCTCGGAGTACACTGGGGGTCATTTTGACCccagaatttttaacttcccgctaagaaaatcgaagattttcaaaaatcgggaagttattgttttcaccccgttttgcaaaaatcgagttttcatcagatctcgacgtttgaaggtcacaggaagcttccctgactatccccgcgaggttgtcacggtgtgtgtgtgtgtgtgtgtgtgtgtgtgtgtgtgtgtgtgtgtgtgtgtgtgtgtgtgaaagtatgtgaaccgcttataacttttgaacggcttgaccgatttcatcgcggttggtgccattcgaaagggcttgaccaaacttagattttgaaaactatttggaccgattcagatcaatagattttgagaaatcttaaaaaaactgaaaaaaaattttttttcaaatgtggtttttttggaataacttttaaacggcttaaaggttcaattccaaaaactaatcagctcttaacctcaaaaaaccacgtcgatcgccaccagtccggtcaaaatcggttgattcgttcgagagatatcgtgaacgaaagaaaaccgaaaaaagtgtttttccgaataactccaaaattcctagcgcgatcaattcaaaatttgagattctttgtgaggcttaaaaaactgcgtcgaatgcttctaactgcgtaaaaatcagtttattcattcaaaagttattacggtttaaaaattcaagaaatagtgtcttatcaaatctctatcagacttttgagctcgaagagctttaaagcataggaaagcaatctctttgagctcggagagctcaaaataacccataaattgtatttttgagctcgaagagctcaaaaacgtcattggtgcaattttaagcgcctaagtatggaattagcgggaagttgcagggatggccttcagggtcaaccgttttcctaattttttttatcctaaaatatttctcgaaaataggtttatttttaattaattttttcaacattaaaaactacctatttaattcaaaataataattattgtatttaaaagaGCATTGTTTTACCTACTAAAAATGTAATAACTTGAATTCCTATAAAATTCatagtttctgagatataaTTCTTCGAAAGTCAAGTGGAGTCAATTTGACCCCGTGTGTACTCTAAAGTTCTGTTCGGAGGTGTGTACTCCGAGggttaaatcaagtaaataattttggagaACTTCACCT
This genomic window contains:
- the LOC123260877 gene encoding cytosolic 10-formyltetrahydrofolate dehydrogenase isoform X2, translating into MAQLKVAIIGQSNFAAEVYKLLKQDGHKITGVFTIPDKSNREDPLAATAKADNTPVFKIKAWRSKGVPLPEILDLYKSIDVDLNVLPFCTQFIPMEVIDHPKHKSICYHPSILPRHRGASAISWTLIEGDTEAGFSIFWADDGLDTGPILLQKSCSVDPDDTLDTLYNNFLYPEGIKAMGEAVNLVASGKAPKIPQSAEGATYDALLNKEELQKIDWKSKSALQIHNFIRAFDSTPGAWTTLDGQKVRFYGSKLWSEKKPEGDVVDVDGNTGIVHDSGLLVVASDGKYVNVEKLKIGTKTILASKYGKVSESASIDFTDEEKINVESIRQIWKSILNVEVDNDTDFFACGAGSMDVVRLVEEVKDLIGVTMQNTDVFMAPVFIEFATSVIAAGRGATGAGKDVKYDAVEVRANNLDLKFPRQLFINGQFVNGHGKPIPTIDPHDEHVICHVESATSEDVDLAVKAAKKAFDEGEWSKISARDRGALLFKLADLMEQHKEELATIESIDSGAVYTLALKTHVGMSIETWRYFAGWCDKIQGSTIPISHARPNRNLTFTKKEPIGVCGLVTPWNYPLMMLSWKMAACLAAGNTVVMKPAQASPLTALKFAELSVKAGIPPGVINIVPGNGSVTGMSIVNHPLIRKLGFTGSTEIGQTIMKSCAESNLKKVSLELGGKSPLVIFEDADLQHAVRVGMSSVFFNKGENCIAAGRLFVEDRIHDEFVKRTVEEVKKIVIGNPLDRKTSHGPQNHKNHLDKLIEFVETGVKEGATLVYGGKRLNRPGWYFEPTIFTNVKDEMFIAKEESFGPIMIISKFSSNNLDKLIARANNTEFGLASGVLSKDISRALRFAEKIDAGTVFINTYNKTDVAAPFGGFKQSGFGKDLGQEALNEYLKTKTVTIEY
- the LOC123260877 gene encoding cytosolic 10-formyltetrahydrofolate dehydrogenase isoform X1, producing MFSSRLLLQTKRTFAVYTTAMAQLKVAIIGQSNFAAEVYKLLKQDGHKITGVFTIPDKSNREDPLAATAKADNTPVFKIKAWRSKGVPLPEILDLYKSIDVDLNVLPFCTQFIPMEVIDHPKHKSICYHPSILPRHRGASAISWTLIEGDTEAGFSIFWADDGLDTGPILLQKSCSVDPDDTLDTLYNNFLYPEGIKAMGEAVNLVASGKAPKIPQSAEGATYDALLNKEELQKIDWKSKSALQIHNFIRAFDSTPGAWTTLDGQKVRFYGSKLWSEKKPEGDVVDVDGNTGIVHDSGLLVVASDGKYVNVEKLKIGTKTILASKYGKVSESASIDFTDEEKINVESIRQIWKSILNVEVDNDTDFFACGAGSMDVVRLVEEVKDLIGVTMQNTDVFMAPVFIEFATSVIAAGRGATGAGKDVKYDAVEVRANNLDLKFPRQLFINGQFVNGHGKPIPTIDPHDEHVICHVESATSEDVDLAVKAAKKAFDEGEWSKISARDRGALLFKLADLMEQHKEELATIESIDSGAVYTLALKTHVGMSIETWRYFAGWCDKIQGSTIPISHARPNRNLTFTKKEPIGVCGLVTPWNYPLMMLSWKMAACLAAGNTVVMKPAQASPLTALKFAELSVKAGIPPGVINIVPGNGSVTGMSIVNHPLIRKLGFTGSTEIGQTIMKSCAESNLKKVSLELGGKSPLVIFEDADLQHAVRVGMSSVFFNKGENCIAAGRLFVEDRIHDEFVKRTVEEVKKIVIGNPLDRKTSHGPQNHKNHLDKLIEFVETGVKEGATLVYGGKRLNRPGWYFEPTIFTNVKDEMFIAKEESFGPIMIISKFSSNNLDKLIARANNTEFGLASGVLSKDISRALRFAEKIDAGTVFINTYNKTDVAAPFGGFKQSGFGKDLGQEALNEYLKTKTVTIEY